In one window of Nakamurella sp. PAMC28650 DNA:
- a CDS encoding class I SAM-dependent RNA methyltransferase: protein MTVPLTPDPLTTDARTTDPRTTEPRTTDPRTTRDDALTTPEDLPLVPTDLLPDDLRPGDLLEVEIGAVAHGGHCVARYQGRVIFVRLGLPGELVRVRITEARKGSFCRADVIEVLRADPERVQAPCVHFFPGGCGGCDFQHASGALQRSMKAAVVSEQLQRLAGLDIPVTVQELPGGGFGWRTRVRWALDPEGRIGPRAVRSHRVEGVNPSQPCLIAAPGINELAATADVPSGVRRPASAGTSHRQQSRQLRGRTGRPELPEVVLTAAGDGQRLAIWPDQPGAHAVPTVIEHAVGQDFSVAADGFWQVHPAAADTLAGAVSEALQGLELVGSSSWDLYGGVGLFAEVLAEVVGETGSVVTVEGDRVASGLAVTNLAHRPQVSVVLGSVEKVIDDLPDTVDVVVLDPPRAGAGPALCAQIAARAPALIVYVACDPAALGRDTAALMAAGYRLETLRAFDCFPQTHHIECVARFRPA, encoded by the coding sequence ATGACCGTTCCCCTGACGCCTGATCCCCTGACGACCGATGCTCGCACGACCGATCCCCGCACGACCGAACCCCGCACGACCGATCCCCGAACGACGAGAGATGACGCCCTGACCACGCCAGAAGACCTGCCGCTCGTGCCCACCGATCTGCTACCGGATGACCTCCGCCCCGGAGACCTGCTCGAGGTGGAGATCGGGGCGGTCGCCCACGGTGGTCACTGCGTGGCCCGTTACCAGGGCCGGGTGATCTTCGTCCGGCTCGGACTGCCCGGTGAGCTGGTCAGGGTGCGCATCACCGAGGCGCGCAAGGGCTCGTTCTGCCGCGCAGACGTCATCGAGGTGCTGCGCGCCGACCCGGAACGCGTCCAGGCACCCTGCGTGCACTTCTTTCCCGGCGGATGCGGCGGATGCGATTTCCAGCACGCGTCCGGTGCGCTGCAACGATCGATGAAGGCCGCCGTGGTCTCCGAGCAGCTGCAGCGACTGGCCGGGCTGGACATCCCGGTGACGGTGCAGGAGTTGCCGGGCGGCGGTTTCGGGTGGCGCACCAGGGTTCGCTGGGCGCTGGACCCGGAGGGACGCATCGGTCCACGTGCCGTCCGTTCGCACCGCGTCGAGGGCGTCAATCCCTCCCAGCCCTGCCTGATCGCCGCTCCTGGGATCAACGAGCTGGCCGCGACCGCGGACGTGCCGTCCGGGGTTCGCCGGCCGGCGTCGGCGGGCACGTCGCACCGGCAGCAGAGCCGTCAGCTGCGCGGCCGGACCGGTCGGCCCGAGCTGCCGGAGGTGGTCCTGACGGCCGCCGGCGATGGGCAGAGGCTGGCCATCTGGCCCGATCAGCCTGGCGCCCATGCCGTCCCGACGGTCATCGAACATGCGGTCGGACAGGACTTCTCGGTCGCGGCCGACGGCTTCTGGCAGGTCCATCCGGCAGCCGCCGACACTCTTGCCGGAGCGGTGAGCGAGGCGTTGCAGGGCCTCGAGCTGGTCGGCTCGTCCAGCTGGGACCTCTACGGGGGCGTCGGATTGTTCGCCGAGGTGCTGGCCGAAGTCGTCGGGGAGACCGGCAGCGTGGTGACGGTCGAGGGCGACCGGGTCGCCTCGGGTCTGGCCGTGACCAACCTGGCCCACCGCCCGCAGGTGTCCGTGGTACTCGGGTCGGTGGAGAAGGTGATCGACGATCTGCCCGACACGGTCGACGTCGTCGTGCTGGACCCACCGCGCGCGGGCGCCGGCCCGGCGCTGTGCGCACAGATCGCGGCCAGGGCTCCGGCCCTGATCGTCTACGTCGCCTGCGACCCGGCCGCGCTCGGCCGCGACACCGCCGCATTGATGGCCGCCGGCTACCGGCTCGAAACGCTCCGCGCGTTCGACTGCTTCCCGCAGACCCACCACATCGAGTGCGTCGCACGCTTCCGGCCCGCCTGA
- a CDS encoding glycerophosphodiester phosphodiesterase family protein produces the protein MGGVRVAELLRQQAEPWVIAHRGASARAPENTMPAFHAAWECGTPWIEADVQPTLDNVPVLLHDDHLDRTTNGNGPVRSRSAYEVGSLDAGSWFTTGSTRAYRATPVPRLADVVTTLDPQRSLLLEIKGAHTRDQVLTAMAVVRASGWDDRVLFESFEIEALEHVRSIEPGRPVGLLVEELHEDPIAACTALGAVTYNPRHSLLRDRPGLVDALHAADIAVFVWTVDDPADWEFLTGLGVDGIITNTPGELLAWQQGR, from the coding sequence ATGGGCGGTGTACGAGTGGCAGAACTGTTGCGCCAGCAGGCCGAGCCGTGGGTGATCGCGCACCGCGGCGCGAGCGCTCGGGCACCGGAGAACACCATGCCCGCCTTCCACGCCGCGTGGGAGTGCGGGACGCCGTGGATCGAGGCCGACGTACAGCCCACTCTCGACAACGTGCCGGTGCTGCTGCACGACGACCATCTGGACCGGACGACGAACGGGAACGGCCCGGTCCGGAGCCGTTCGGCCTACGAGGTGGGATCACTGGACGCCGGTTCGTGGTTCACCACCGGCAGCACCCGGGCGTACCGGGCGACCCCGGTCCCGCGGCTCGCCGACGTGGTCACCACGTTGGACCCGCAGCGATCGCTGCTGCTGGAGATCAAGGGCGCACACACCCGGGACCAGGTGCTCACCGCGATGGCGGTGGTGCGGGCCTCCGGCTGGGACGACCGGGTGCTGTTCGAATCGTTCGAGATCGAGGCGCTCGAGCACGTCAGGTCGATCGAACCCGGTCGGCCGGTCGGCCTGCTCGTCGAGGAACTGCACGAAGACCCGATCGCCGCTTGTACCGCCCTCGGCGCGGTGACCTACAACCCGCGGCACTCGCTGTTGCGTGATCGCCCGGGACTGGTGGACGCGCTGCACGCCGCCGACATCGCGGTCTTCGTCTGGACCGTCGACGACCCCGCCGACTGGGAGTTCCTCACCGGCCTCGGCGTCGACGGGATCATCACCAACACCCCCGGCGAGCTGCTGGCCTGGCAGCAGGGCCGCTGA